Proteins from a single region of Caloramator sp. E03:
- a CDS encoding methyl-accepting chemotaxis protein, whose amino-acid sequence MLNFINSNVRQQFKVYGETGKQYYKDADFVSRMSQEIAAMSEELTATVGQVSDAAANMAANSQKTGEQAQMIMENVNETTKAIEKVAISIHSQNEAAEKLNEMIQRFKI is encoded by the coding sequence ATGCTAAACTTTATAAACAGCAATGTAAGGCAGCAATTTAAAGTATATGGTGAAACAGGAAAGCAGTATTATAAGGATGCTGATTTTGTAAGCAGAATGTCACAGGAAATAGCTGCTATGTCAGAAGAGCTTACAGCTACAGTTGGGCAGGTTTCCGATGCAGCTGCTAATATGGCGGCAAATTCTCAAAAGACAGGCGAACAGGCTCAGATGATTATGGAAAACGTTAATGAAACTACAAAGGCAATAGAGAAAGTTGCTATATCTATCCACAGCCAGAATGAGGCTGCTGAAAAACTAAATGAGATGATACAAAGATTTAAAATTTGA
- a CDS encoding IS1634 family transposase: protein MRLQIVKSKNAASLYVVKSVYEKGKRTSKVVEKLGTYDELLKKLNGQDPIEWGKRYVEELNRKEKEEKREILVKYSPVKQINKDEQHTFNGSYLFLQKIYNELGLQNICKNISDKHKFNFNLNSILSRLIYARIIYPSSKLATYELSKKFIEQPDFELQHIYRALEVISQETDFIQSELYKNSLKVCNRNKGVLYYDCTNYFFEIEQEEGLKQYGVSKEHRPNPIVQMGLFMDGDGIPLAFCINKGNTNEQVTLKPLEQKIISEFGLSKFIICTDAGLASTANRKFNNIQNRAFITTQSIKKLKSHLKEWALDPKGWHLSDSDKVYNLNEIDEETDINKIFYKERWIKEDGLEQKLIVTFSLKYRNYQRTIRGNQIERAQEVIDTNPTKLKKCNANDYKRFISKTHCTPDGEVAEKELYSINADLIAQEAMYDGFYAVCTNISDDAAAIIKINRRRWEIEESFRIMKSEFKARPVYLRRDDRIKAHFTTCFISLMIYRLLEKKLSEKYTCSDIISGLREMNFYEIKNEGYIPIYTRTDFTDDLHDKFGFRTDYQIINMKQMKKIFKDTKK from the coding sequence ATGAGATTACAAATTGTTAAATCAAAAAATGCAGCATCCTTATATGTAGTTAAATCTGTTTATGAAAAAGGCAAGCGTACATCAAAAGTAGTTGAGAAGCTTGGCACTTATGATGAACTTTTAAAAAAACTAAACGGACAAGACCCTATAGAATGGGGGAAGAGGTACGTTGAAGAGTTAAATAGAAAAGAAAAAGAAGAGAAAAGAGAAATATTAGTAAAATACTCGCCTGTTAAACAAATTAACAAGGACGAACAGCATACTTTTAATGGTAGTTACTTGTTTTTACAAAAAATATATAACGAGCTTGGGCTGCAAAATATCTGTAAAAATATTTCGGATAAACATAAATTTAATTTTAATCTAAATTCAATACTATCAAGATTAATTTATGCAAGAATTATTTATCCATCATCTAAGCTTGCTACATACGAACTATCAAAAAAATTTATTGAGCAGCCTGATTTTGAGCTTCAGCATATTTATAGAGCTTTAGAAGTGATTTCACAAGAAACAGATTTTATTCAGTCAGAATTATACAAGAACAGTCTTAAAGTTTGCAATCGTAATAAAGGAGTTCTCTATTATGACTGCACCAACTATTTCTTTGAAATTGAACAGGAAGAAGGATTAAAACAGTATGGAGTATCGAAGGAACATAGACCCAATCCAATTGTTCAAATGGGACTTTTCATGGATGGAGACGGCATCCCCCTTGCATTTTGTATAAACAAAGGTAATACTAATGAACAAGTAACTTTAAAACCTTTAGAGCAAAAAATTATATCCGAATTTGGGCTTTCAAAATTTATCATTTGTACAGATGCAGGGCTTGCATCTACAGCAAACAGAAAATTTAATAATATACAAAATCGAGCTTTTATTACTACACAATCTATTAAAAAATTAAAATCACATTTAAAAGAATGGGCGTTAGACCCCAAAGGATGGCATCTTAGCGATTCAGACAAAGTATATAATTTAAACGAAATTGACGAAGAAACAGATATTAATAAAATTTTTTATAAGGAACGCTGGATAAAAGAAGACGGGCTTGAACAAAAACTTATTGTAACATTTTCCTTGAAATATAGAAACTATCAAAGAACTATAAGAGGTAACCAAATAGAGAGAGCTCAAGAGGTTATTGATACCAATCCTACAAAATTGAAGAAATGTAATGCTAATGATTACAAACGCTTTATTTCAAAGACTCACTGCACACCTGACGGTGAAGTAGCTGAAAAAGAATTATACAGCATTAATGCTGATTTAATAGCACAAGAGGCAATGTATGATGGTTTTTACGCAGTATGTACAAATATAAGTGATGATGCTGCCGCAATTATAAAAATTAATAGAAGGCGTTGGGAAATAGAAGAGTCCTTCCGTATTATGAAATCAGAGTTTAAGGCAAGACCAGTATATTTAAGAAGAGATGATAGAATAAAAGCGCATTTTACAACTTGTTTCATTTCCCTGATGATATATAGGCTATTAGAAAAAAAGCTTTCAGAAAAATATACGTGTAGCGATATTATATCAGGACTTAGAGAAATGAATTTTTATGAGATTAAGAATGAGGGCTATATTCCAATATATACAAGGACCGATTTTACAGATGATTTACATGACAAATTTGGCTTTAGAACGGATTATCAAATAATTAATATGAAACAAATGAAAAAAATTTTTAAAGACACGAAAAAATAA
- a CDS encoding methyl-accepting chemotaxis protein, whose translation MKFFTNLSVRKKLTSIFVLVFIFQLSIGVIGIISTKKISTSANYMYSTNLLSIKDLYEIKGNMEQVRADVLKLIYEKDSSKTDEISKNIDDSISKIYKSIQHYDTMPGTEEEDRLYEEFKNDLTKYTDKVNKVRTFVKNNDFNNAELAYNTELKPVTDSIFKKIQRCIEINDEVAKNDNSSNIELFKTITYIIAITSFIAFIIILLLAYIVSKNIVSPLEGIKSFAQRISNYDFSQPVIIKRKDEFGQTAESLNTAQENIKGFIKMIMDSSNQIQISSKDLSTAIEDLTIKSIEIDEAINSIAGTMQESTAATQEINASIEEVDASINELSKKALEGSNNANEFKERAFEVQKNSERAIEDNEKIFEEKKKLMENVIEKGKIVDNIKVMADTIGSIAEQTNLLALNAAIEAARAGEMGRGFAVVADEVRKLAEQSSEAVKNIQETIVNVQRAFKESIEANSDMLNFINSNVRQQFKVYGETGKQYYKDADFVSRMSQEIAAMSEELTATVGQVSDAAANMAANSQKTGEQAQMIMENVNETTKAIEKVAISIHSQNEAAEKLNEMIQRFKI comes from the coding sequence ATGAAATTTTTTACAAATTTAAGTGTTAGAAAAAAGCTTACATCCATATTTGTTTTGGTATTCATTTTTCAATTATCTATTGGAGTTATTGGAATAATAAGCACAAAAAAGATAAGCACCTCAGCTAATTATATGTACAGCACGAATTTGTTATCTATTAAGGATTTGTATGAAATTAAAGGGAATATGGAGCAAGTAAGAGCGGATGTTTTAAAGCTTATATATGAAAAGGATAGCAGCAAAACAGATGAGATTTCTAAAAATATAGATGATTCTATTTCAAAAATATATAAATCTATTCAGCACTATGATACTATGCCTGGAACTGAAGAAGAGGACAGGCTTTATGAGGAATTTAAAAACGATTTGACAAAATACACAGATAAGGTTAACAAGGTTAGAACCTTTGTTAAAAACAATGATTTTAATAATGCAGAATTAGCCTATAATACTGAGCTTAAACCAGTAACCGATTCAATTTTCAAAAAGATACAAAGGTGTATTGAAATAAACGATGAAGTTGCTAAAAATGATAATTCTAGCAATATAGAATTATTCAAAACCATTACATATATAATTGCCATAACTTCATTTATAGCCTTTATTATAATACTTCTTTTAGCATACATAGTAAGTAAAAACATCGTTTCTCCTCTTGAGGGAATTAAAAGCTTTGCACAAAGGATATCAAATTACGATTTTTCTCAGCCTGTTATTATAAAAAGGAAGGATGAGTTTGGGCAGACTGCAGAGTCTTTAAATACTGCTCAGGAAAACATTAAAGGCTTTATAAAAATGATAATGGACAGCTCAAATCAGATACAAATTTCCTCCAAGGATTTATCCACAGCCATTGAAGATTTAACCATAAAATCCATTGAAATAGATGAGGCGATAAACAGCATAGCAGGAACTATGCAGGAGTCAACAGCAGCAACACAGGAGATAAACGCTTCTATTGAAGAGGTAGATGCGAGCATAAATGAACTTTCAAAAAAAGCTTTAGAAGGAAGCAATAACGCAAATGAATTTAAAGAAAGGGCCTTTGAAGTTCAAAAAAACAGCGAAAGAGCAATTGAAGATAACGAAAAAATATTTGAAGAAAAGAAAAAGCTTATGGAAAATGTGATTGAGAAAGGCAAAATAGTAGACAATATAAAGGTTATGGCAGATACAATAGGAAGCATAGCAGAGCAGACAAACCTTCTTGCTCTTAATGCGGCAATTGAAGCCGCAAGGGCTGGAGAGATGGGAAGAGGATTTGCAGTTGTTGCTGATGAGGTTAGAAAACTTGCAGAGCAGTCATCGGAGGCTGTTAAAAATATTCAGGAGACGATTGTAAATGTTCAAAGAGCATTTAAGGAAAGCATTGAGGCTAACAGTGACATGCTAAACTTTATAAACAGCAATGTAAGGCAGCAATTTAAAGTATATGGTGAAACAGGAAAGCAGTATTATAAGGATGCTGATTTTGTAAGCAGAATGTCACAGGAAATAGCTGCTATGTCAGAAGAGCTTACAGCTACAGTTGGGCAGGTTTCCGATGCAGCTGCTAATATGGCGGCAAATTCTCAAAAGACAGGCGAACAGGCTCAGATGATTATGGAAAACGTTAATGAAACTACAAAGGCAATAGAGAAAGTTGCTATATCTATCCACAGCCAGAATGAGGCTGCTGAAAAACTAAATGAGATGATACAAAGATTTAAAATTTGA
- a CDS encoding MFS transporter, with product MTANDKKIILLVLGLMAFLANGDNYAAAPLIINIAKDLNLSLTTAATSVTAYMLSFGLFTILFGPLGDRFGKTKIINIAAFGTAIFSMLGAFAFNLSSLVFFRAVNGAFGAGIFPVTMALIGEIFEQSERQKSIGKVMGMMFLGGASATFIGGIIAYFGSWRAVYFLYGLGELILAIVMFKKLPKLPGIINHLELTGVYKKALSNVKLISVVSTIMLVGFSVFGSFTYTGKFIQSKTGYNILIVGIILTSFGIATVVGGRIAPKLKNNLKNKFLLVMGLIGSASLYLLSQTNSTLFIVIALFGFGLAFVSLQSTLVSTSQETMPNLRGTAMSLASFNMFIGGAIGTSINGKIINYYNNFSYVFIGASIAMLIVSFIATYTVNNASKK from the coding sequence ATGACAGCTAATGACAAAAAAATTATTTTACTTGTTTTAGGTCTAATGGCTTTCTTAGCAAATGGTGACAATTATGCTGCAGCACCTTTAATTATAAACATTGCTAAGGACTTAAATTTAAGTCTAACTACTGCTGCGACATCAGTTACCGCATATATGCTATCCTTTGGTCTTTTTACAATTTTATTTGGACCATTAGGTGATAGATTTGGAAAGACAAAAATTATAAATATAGCAGCTTTTGGTACCGCTATATTTAGTATGCTTGGAGCTTTTGCTTTTAATCTATCTTCTCTTGTATTTTTTAGAGCAGTTAATGGAGCATTTGGTGCAGGAATATTTCCAGTAACTATGGCACTTATTGGTGAAATTTTTGAACAAAGTGAAAGGCAAAAATCTATAGGTAAAGTTATGGGCATGATGTTCTTAGGGGGAGCTTCTGCTACATTTATCGGAGGCATAATTGCTTATTTTGGTTCGTGGAGAGCAGTTTATTTCTTATATGGTTTAGGTGAATTAATACTTGCAATTGTTATGTTTAAAAAGCTACCTAAGCTTCCTGGAATAATAAATCATCTTGAATTGACCGGAGTTTATAAAAAAGCATTATCAAATGTAAAACTTATTTCTGTGGTATCAACAATTATGCTTGTTGGTTTTAGTGTATTTGGTAGTTTTACCTATACAGGTAAATTTATTCAGTCAAAAACAGGATATAACATATTAATTGTTGGAATAATATTAACTTCATTTGGTATTGCTACGGTAGTAGGCGGTAGAATAGCTCCAAAACTAAAGAATAACCTTAAAAATAAATTTTTATTGGTTATGGGATTAATTGGATCTGCATCTCTTTATCTATTGTCCCAAACCAACTCAACTTTGTTTATAGTCATAGCTTTATTTGGTTTTGGGCTTGCTTTTGTATCTCTTCAATCTACTTTAGTATCAACATCACAAGAAACTATGCCAAACCTAAGAGGTACTGCAATGTCCCTTGCATCCTTTAACATGTTTATAGGTGGTGCAATAGGTACAAGTATTAATGGAAAAATCATAAATTATTATAATAACTTTAGTTATGTATTTATAGGTGCATCTATTGCAATGCTTATCGTTTCCTTTATTGCAACTTATACAGTAAATAATGCATCAAAAAAATAA
- a CDS encoding response regulator transcription factor — protein MKLLIVDDDALIRDSLRIMCELEEDIEVAGCASNGQEAFEMCRQLHPDIVLMDIRMPVLDGVLGTKLIKENFKDIKVIILTTFKDDEYIKEAIKNGAEGYVLKNQPFDSLAESLRAVYRGNAVFDKSVAKTIYGMIKEENKKRPKDFDISDRDYEIIKLISEGLSNKEIAEKLYLSEGTVRNYITNLLSKLNLRDRTQLAIFYFKNLS, from the coding sequence ATGAAACTTTTGATAGTTGATGATGATGCTTTAATAAGGGACAGCCTTAGGATAATGTGCGAGCTTGAGGAGGATATTGAGGTTGCAGGCTGCGCTTCAAACGGGCAGGAAGCCTTTGAGATGTGCAGGCAGCTTCATCCTGACATAGTTTTGATGGACATTAGAATGCCTGTTTTAGATGGAGTATTAGGAACAAAACTTATAAAGGAAAACTTTAAAGATATAAAGGTTATAATACTTACAACCTTTAAGGATGATGAATATATAAAAGAAGCTATAAAAAACGGAGCAGAGGGGTATGTGCTTAAAAACCAACCCTTTGATAGTTTGGCAGAAAGTCTTAGGGCTGTTTACAGAGGGAATGCGGTTTTTGATAAAAGCGTTGCAAAAACTATTTATGGTATGATAAAAGAGGAAAACAAAAAAAGACCTAAAGATTTTGACATTAGCGATAGAGATTATGAGATTATAAAGCTCATCTCCGAGGGCTTGTCAAATAAGGAAATAGCAGAGAAGCTATATCTTAGCGAAGGGACAGTCAGAAACTATATTACAAATCTTTTGTCAAAGCTTAATTTAAGGGACAGAACCCAGCTTGCGATTTTTTATTTCAAAAATTTATCATAA